Proteins co-encoded in one Longimicrobium sp. genomic window:
- a CDS encoding trypsin-like serine protease has translation MRLTNGLAVAAALCALAACGESATEPLRAPQAPRGITNGTPTGSSFGNVGALMVDFDGNGKIEGLDQDCTGSLISPTVFLTAAHCVEFLPAGYPVYVTFDATLMPAPKHVIAATGWTYDPQYGHDQGDLHDLAVVFLPKRATTGMTPLKLPPAGYLDQLQAQGGLTDATFINVGYGISANSRGMPSFGYDGVRKYSFSEFMGLQPAWLGLLQNSNATGQGGDCYGDSGGPKFLDGHLDMVVATVTTGDQYCRATSWDYRLDTPNARAFLGQFVALP, from the coding sequence ATGCGGCTGACCAACGGTCTGGCGGTTGCGGCTGCGCTCTGCGCCCTGGCCGCCTGCGGCGAGTCCGCCACCGAGCCCCTGCGCGCGCCGCAGGCGCCGCGCGGCATCACCAACGGCACGCCCACCGGCTCCAGCTTCGGCAACGTGGGCGCGCTGATGGTGGACTTCGACGGCAACGGGAAGATCGAGGGGCTGGACCAGGATTGCACCGGCAGCCTCATCTCCCCCACGGTGTTCCTGACGGCGGCGCACTGCGTGGAGTTTCTCCCCGCGGGCTACCCGGTGTACGTTACGTTCGATGCCACGCTGATGCCGGCGCCCAAGCACGTGATCGCCGCCACGGGGTGGACGTACGATCCGCAGTACGGGCACGACCAGGGCGACCTGCACGACTTGGCGGTGGTCTTCCTCCCCAAGCGTGCGACCACGGGGATGACGCCGCTCAAGCTGCCGCCGGCCGGGTACCTGGACCAGCTGCAGGCGCAGGGCGGGCTGACGGACGCCACGTTCATCAACGTGGGCTACGGCATCTCCGCGAACTCGAGGGGAATGCCGAGCTTCGGCTACGACGGCGTGCGGAAGTACTCGTTCTCGGAGTTCATGGGGCTGCAGCCGGCGTGGCTGGGGCTGCTGCAGAACTCCAACGCCACCGGCCAGGGCGGCGACTGCTACGGCGACTCGGGCGGCCCCAAGTTCCTGGACGGCCACCTGGACATGGTCGTGGCCACCGTCACCACCGGCGACCAGTACTGCCGCGCGACGAGCTGGGACTACCGCCTAGACACGCCGAACGCGCGCGCGTTCCTCGGCCAGTTCGTGGCGCTGCCGTAA
- the lspA gene encoding signal peptidase II, producing the protein MTDTVMTQTPAAAATTPADEARRKIVLYTATVGGVILLDQVTKAIVLRQLRPYTPVEVGGDFFRLTFIYNTGAAFGLHLGEASRWVFMALAAVAVVVLWFMFRGTPWRDKLRLVAIASVTGGAIGNVIDRVRSSRGVVDFLDFGVGEVRWPVFNVADIAVTVGALLLAFSLWREEQKIEQELDVAEPAD; encoded by the coding sequence ATGACCGATACCGTGATGACGCAGACCCCGGCCGCGGCGGCAACCACCCCGGCGGACGAGGCGCGCCGCAAGATCGTGCTGTACACCGCCACCGTGGGCGGGGTGATCCTGCTGGACCAGGTGACCAAGGCCATCGTCCTGCGCCAGCTGCGCCCCTACACGCCGGTGGAGGTGGGCGGCGACTTCTTCCGCCTGACCTTCATCTACAACACCGGCGCGGCGTTCGGGCTGCACCTGGGCGAGGCGTCGCGCTGGGTGTTCATGGCGCTGGCGGCGGTCGCCGTGGTCGTCCTCTGGTTCATGTTCCGCGGCACCCCCTGGCGCGACAAGCTGCGGCTCGTGGCCATCGCCAGCGTCACCGGCGGGGCGATCGGGAACGTGATCGACCGGGTGCGCAGTTCGCGCGGCGTGGTGGACTTCCTGGACTTCGGCGTGGGCGAGGTGCGCTGGCCGGTGTTCAACGTGGCCGACATCGCGGTGACGGTCGGCGCGCTGCTGCTCGCGTTCTCGCTCTGGCGCGAGGAGCAGAAGATCGAGCAGGAGCTGGATGTCGCCGAGCCCGCCGACTGA